A genomic region of Bacillota bacterium contains the following coding sequences:
- the ruvB gene encoding Holliday junction branch migration DNA helicase RuvB — MEERIISAARLPQEAEVDISLRPRLLRDFVGQQQSKENLEVFIHAAIMRREALDHVLLYGPPGLGKTTLAHIIAQELGVRLYPTSGPALERPGDMAAVLTNLEANEVLFIDEIHRLPRVVEEILYPALEEFCLDIIIGKGPGARSLRIDLPPFTLIGATTRAGLVSLPLRDRFGIILRLDYYPKEDLFKIVTRAASLLGIELEEEGAWEIAGRARGTPRIATRLLRRIRDFAEVAGTKTVSLELVKSALERLEVDEAGLDKVDRILLATVIEKFHGGPVGLDTLAAAAREEPGTIEDVYEPYLLQMGYLQRTPRGRVATPSAYAHLGIAYPGPKGSASLRQAALFSEEDEE; from the coding sequence ATGGAAGAGAGAATTATCTCTGCGGCGCGCTTGCCGCAAGAAGCTGAAGTGGATATTTCCCTGAGACCGAGGCTGCTTCGGGATTTTGTAGGGCAGCAGCAAAGCAAGGAGAATCTGGAAGTCTTTATCCATGCGGCAATCATGCGCAGGGAGGCCCTTGACCACGTCTTGTTATACGGGCCGCCCGGTTTGGGGAAGACTACGCTTGCTCATATTATTGCCCAGGAGTTGGGGGTCCGCCTTTATCCAACCTCAGGGCCGGCTTTGGAGCGCCCGGGTGATATGGCTGCAGTCTTAACAAATCTCGAAGCCAATGAGGTGCTTTTTATAGACGAGATTCACCGGTTGCCACGTGTTGTGGAGGAAATTCTATATCCCGCCCTGGAAGAGTTTTGCCTTGATATCATCATCGGAAAAGGGCCCGGAGCAAGGTCTTTACGGATCGATCTCCCCCCTTTCACCTTGATCGGTGCAACAACCCGGGCAGGACTTGTCAGCCTGCCGCTCAGAGACCGTTTCGGAATTATTTTGAGGCTTGACTACTACCCGAAGGAAGATCTTTTTAAGATCGTGACTCGAGCCGCCTCCCTGCTGGGAATCGAGCTGGAGGAGGAGGGGGCGTGGGAGATCGCCGGAAGGGCGCGGGGGACCCCCCGTATTGCAACCCGCCTCCTGCGCCGGATCCGGGATTTTGCCGAGGTTGCAGGCACAAAAACTGTTTCTCTGGAACTTGTCAAATCGGCACTGGAGCGGCTCGAGGTTGATGAGGCAGGACTGGACAAAGTTGACCGGATTTTGCTGGCAACGGTGATCGAGAAATTTCACGGGGGGCCGGTGGGGCTGGATACCCTGGCTGCTGCGGCGCGGGAGGAGCCCGGGACCATCGAGGACGTTTACGAGCCGTATCTTTTGCAAATGGGTTACCTGCAGCGAACACCTCGCGGGCGGGTGGCAACCCCCTCCGCCTATGCTCAT